A single genomic interval of Spirochaetaceae bacterium harbors:
- the rplE gene encoding 50S ribosomal protein L5: MPRLKARYRAQVAGALHEEFGYDSVMQTPRLEKIVLSAGVGEAVNNKRLLDTAVAELTQISGLRAVRTTARKSIAAFKIRQGMEIGVMVTLRGDRMYEFLDRLVSVAIPRIKDFRGCSTRAFDGHGNYSMGVDDQTIFPEIDYDKVERVTGLNIAIVTTAETDREARSLLAALGMPFQRPEAN, from the coding sequence GTGCCGCGCCTGAAGGCGCGCTATCGGGCCCAGGTCGCGGGCGCCCTGCACGAGGAATTCGGCTACGACTCGGTCATGCAGACCCCCAGGCTGGAGAAAATCGTGCTCAGCGCGGGCGTCGGCGAGGCGGTCAACAACAAGAGACTGCTCGATACCGCCGTCGCTGAACTCACCCAGATCTCCGGGCTGCGCGCGGTCCGCACCACGGCCCGAAAGTCGATAGCGGCATTCAAGATACGCCAGGGCATGGAGATCGGCGTGATGGTCACGCTGCGCGGCGACCGCATGTACGAGTTCCTCGACCGCCTGGTGAGCGTGGCGATCCCGCGCATCAAGGACTTCCGCGGCTGCAGTACCCGTGCCTTCGACGGCCACGGCAACTACTCCATGGGGGTCGACGACCAGACCATCTTTCCGGAGATTGACTATGACAAGGTGGAGCGCGTTACCGGGCTCAACATCGCGATCGTGACGACCGCGGAAACCGATCGCGAGGCGCGCAGCCTGCTCGCTGCGCTTGGCATGCCGTTTCAACGGCCGGAGGCGAATTAA
- a CDS encoding type Z 30S ribosomal protein S14 encodes MARKSLIVKAGRKPKYRVRAVNRCRLCGRARGYMRKFELCRICFRNLASAGKIPGVTKSSW; translated from the coding sequence GTGGCCCGCAAGAGTCTTATCGTGAAAGCAGGGCGCAAGCCCAAGTACCGGGTCCGGGCGGTAAATCGCTGCCGGCTGTGTGGCCGGGCACGCGGTTATATGCGTAAATTCGAACTCTGTCGGATTTGCTTCCGCAACCTTGCGAGTGCCGGCAAGATACCCGGAGTGACCAAGTCAAGTTGGTAG